The Mercenaria mercenaria strain notata chromosome 8, MADL_Memer_1, whole genome shotgun sequence genome has a segment encoding these proteins:
- the LOC123565262 gene encoding zinc finger protein 107-like: protein MVYNCNECGSNFPKLSQLLQHRRTENHWRMFSCDTCGKTFNRKVNLDRHKKKHTITNNLQCTVCSQPFTRYDNLKRHQMEKHQMGGGLKRSAENDDIPIKRLKKNDDPKEFYNITKINEQRMENLKRHPYLQKKTLKEKRCFIRIQNDDDLCCARALITAKAKLDQHEKWNSIRQGREIQKQLAERLHKNAGVFLGPCGIDEIKKFQKALCGYQINIVSADHFNGIIYAGPDAEKKIYLYYSNNHYDIITSMPAFLSRNYYCTICGKDMTIRKNIRVTMRVTTVRKYIARVKKNGSIARYAIDCFEDKSALIFTKKQQRKEIQRASLTSDVKTVEKQ from the exons ATGGTTTACAATTGTAACGAATGCGGGAGTAATTTTCCAAAGCTGAGTCAATTACTTCAACACAGGAGGACAGAAAATCACTGGAGAATGTTTAGTTGTGATACGTGTGGAAAAACATTTAACCGAAAAGTAAACTTAGACAGACATAAAAAGAAGCATACGATAACCAATAATCTACAATGTACAGTTTGTAGCCAACCGTTTACACGCTATGATAACCTCAAACGTCATCAGATGGAGAAACATCAGATGGGTGGGGGGTTGAAGAGATCAGCGGAAAATGATGACATACCTATAAAACGCTTGAAGAAAAACGACGATCCTAAAGAATTTTACAATATTACGAAAATCAATGAACAGCGCATGGAAAATTTAAAACGACATCCTTACTTACAAA AGAAAACATTGAAAGAAAAACGATGTTTCATACGTATCCAGAATGACGATGACTTATGCTGTGCGAGAGCCCTTATTACGGCCAAAGCTAAATTAGACCAACATGAAAAATGGAACAGCATCAGACAGGGACGTGAAATACAAAAGCAATTGGCAGAAAGGTTACATAAAAATGCCGGTGTGTTCCTAGGACCTTGTGGTATTGATGAAATCAAGAAGTTTCAAAAGGCTCTGTGTGGATACCAGATAAACATCGTGTCGGCTGACCATTTTAACGGTATTATCTACGCTGGACCAGATGCTGAAAAGAAAATCTATCTCTACTACAGTAACAATCATTACGATATAATTACCAGTATGCCAGCCTTCTTATCCAGAAATTATTACTGTACAATATGCGGAAAGGATATGACCATAAGGAAAAACATTCGTGTAACAATGCGTGTCACAACTGTAAGAAAATACATAGCCCGAGTGAAGAAAAATGGATCCATTGCGAGATATGCAATCGATTGTTTCGAGGACAAGAGTGCTTTGATCTTCACCAAAAAGCAACAGCGAAAGGAAATTCAACGTGCCTCACTTACATCAGATGTGAAGACTGtggaaaaacaataa
- the LOC123565260 gene encoding uncharacterized protein LOC123565260 has protein sequence MVYNCNECGSNFPKLSQLLQHRRTENHWRMFSCDTCGKTFNRKVNLDRHKKKHTITNNLHCTVCSQPFTRYDNLKRHQMEKHQMGGGLKKSAENDDIPIKRLKKNDDPKEFYNITKINEQRMEKFKTTSSTYKVTFKDLEVTYDVSATLERLFNAIFEDLTRGAKPEDLIRLVIQSPTLDYPIVIPFLRIPELTTERFMGEVERVLQSNEDFTIDEGLMFDVIHVNMPNGGSRKKCHYVNLEKTLKEKRCFIRIQNDDDLCCARALITAKAKLDQHEKWNSIRQGREIQKQLAERLHKNAGVFLGPCGIDEIKKFQKALCGYQINIVSADHFNGIIYAGPDAEKKIYLYYSNNHYDIITSMPAFLSRNYYCTICGKGYDHKEKHSCNNACHNCKKIHSPSEEKWIHCEICNRLFRGQECFDLHQKATAKGNSTCLTYIRCEDCGKTINKNMSEKPHICGSKYCELCKDFFEEGHQCYMQPEDLNQDEQLTINDDEKNVDTYIFFDLECRQQDIVQCEKGYESGVDGKCIHCKRSKCGAFEHVPNLCVVHKVCTVCMDRELGEKSECELCGKNELIFSGLNTIDTFCSWLFSEENVDATVICHNFQGYDSYPILQYLYKNAIVPTVIPNGAKIMSLIVPSCKIKMIDSINFLPMALSKLPAMFGFSELSKGYFPHLFNRQENQTTVLNHLPNMKYYNPDGMKPDSRRVFMEWYEANIHTPFDFQKEILKYCRSDVDILRRCCLKFRADFLKVTQVDPFKKNITIASACQTVFRTNFLKENTIGIIPTHGYNPEQVQSIKALQWVKYQSYALGIRIQHARNGGERVIGPYRVDGYYETGDQKVVLEFHGDFWHGNPKLYSSSTVNPVNKLTMGSYIKIL, from the coding sequence ATGGTTTACAATTGTAACGAATGCGGGAGTAATTTTCCAAAGCTGAGTCAATTACTTCAACACAGGAGGACAGAAAATCACTGGAGAATGTTTAGTTGTGATACGTGTGGAAAAACATTTAACCGAAAAGTAAACTTAGACAGACATAAAAAGAAGCATACGATAACCAATAATCTACATTGTACAGTTTGTAGCCAACCGTTTACACGCTATGATAACCTCAAACGTCATCAGATGGAGAAACATCAGATGGGTGGGGGGTTGAAGAAATCAGCGGAAAATGATGACATACCTATAAAACGCTTGAAGAAAAACGACGATCCTAAAGAATTTTACAATATTACGAAAATCAATGAACAGCGCATGGAAAAATTTAAAACGACATCCTCTACTTACAAAGTGACTTTTAAAGATCTAGAGGTGACATATGATGTGTCGGCGACACTCGAGCGACtgtttaatgccatttttgaAGACTTGACCAGGGGAGCTAAGCCAGAAGACCTGATCAGATTGGTAATCCAGAGTCCTACATTGGATTACCCTATCGTTATACCGTTTTTACGCATACCCGAACTGACTACAGAGCGTTTTATGGGTGAAGTGGAGAGAGTATTACAATCAAATGAAGATTTTACCATTGACGAAGGGTTAATGTTTGACGTCATACATGTGAATATGCCAAATGGGGGAAGCAGGAAAAAATGCCATTATGTTAACTTAGAGAAAACATTGAAAGAAAAACGATGTTTCATACGTATCCAGAATGACGATGACTTATGCTGTGCGAGAGCCCTTATTACGGCCAAAGCTAAATTAGACCAACATGAAAAATGGAACAGCATCAGACAGGGACGTGAAATACAAAAGCAATTGGCAGAAAGGTTACATAAAAATGCCGGTGTGTTCCTAGGACCTTGTGGTATTGATGAAATCAAGAAGTTTCAAAAGGCTCTGTGTGGATACCAGATAAACATCGTGTCGGCTGACCATTTTAACGGTATTATCTACGCTGGACCAGATGCTGAAAAGAAAATCTATCTCTACTACAGTAACAATCATTACGATATAATTACCAGTATGCCAGCCTTCTTATCCAGAAATTATTACTGTACAATATGCGGAAAAGGATATGACCATAAGGAAAAACATTCGTGTAACAATGCGTGTCACAACTGTAAGAAAATACATAGCCCGAGTGAAGAAAAATGGATCCATTGCGAGATATGCAATCGATTGTTTCGAGGACAAGAGTGCTTTGATCTTCACCAAAAAGCAACAGCGAAAGGAAATTCAACGTGCCTCACTTACATCAGATGTGAAGACTGtggaaaaacaataaataaaaatatgagtgAAAAACCTCATATATGCGGTTCAAAATACTGTGAACTGTGTAAAGACTTCTTTGAAGAGGGACACCAGTGCTACATGCAACCTGAAGATTTAAACCAAGATGAACAATTAACGATAAATGACGATGAAAAGAACgttgatacatatatattttttgatttgGAATGTCGACAGCAAGATATTGTTCAATGTGAGAAAGGTTATGAGAGTGGAGTAGATGGGAAATGTATACATTGTAAAAGGTCAAAGTGCGGTGCCTTTGAACATGTACCGAATTTATGTGTGGTCCATAAAGTATGTACTGTATGCATGGATAGAGAGTTGGGTGAAAAAAGTGAGTGTGAGTTGTGTGGAAAAAATGAACTTATATTTTCGGGACTGAATACTATCGATACATTTTGTAGTTGGCTGTTTTCTGAAGAAAATGTCGATGCTACCGTCATATGTCACAATTTCCAAGGTTATGACTCTTACCCCATTCTccaatatttgtacaaaaatgcCATCGTTCCGACTGTGATACCTAATGGTGCCAAAATCATGTCCTTGATAGTTCCTAGttgtaaaatcaaaatgattGATTCCATTAACTTTTTGCCAATGGCTCTTTCAAAACTGCCAGCCATGTTTGGATTTTCTGAATTATCTAAAGGTTACTTCCCCCATCTCTTTAACCGACAAGAGAATCAAACTACTGTACTTAATCATTTACCGAATATGAAATATTACAACCCAGATGGAATGAAACCCGATTCGAGAAGAGTTTTTATGGAGTGGTACGAAGCCAATATACACACACCGTttgattttcaaaaggaaatattGAAGTATTGTCGGTCAGATGTGGATATCTTAAGACGATGTTGTCTCAAATTTAGAGCTGACTTCCTCAAAGTTACCCAAGTTGATCCATTTAAGAAGAACATTACCATTGCCTCCGCTTGTCAAACAGTCTTTAGAACAAATTTTCTCAAAGAAAACACGATTGGTATCATTCCTACACATGGTTACAATCCCGAACAGGTTCAATCTATAAAAGCTTTACAATGGGTGAAATACCAGTCTTATGCTCTGGGTATTAGGATACAACATGCTAGAAATGGGGGTGAAAGGGTAATTGGACCTTACAGGGTAGATGGTTATTATGAAACAGGAGACCAGAAAGTCGTATTAGAGTTCCACGGCGACTTCTGGCATGGTAATCCGAAACTCTATTCAAGTTCAACGGTAAACCCTGTCAATAAACTAACCATGGGGAGCTATATCAAAATactttga